attttaagattaaagaaaacaaaaaaatcattgaCAATATGTGACACAACAATGGTTAAATAACACAAATAAAGCCCAATCAAACCTTCAATAATTaagcaatttttttaatttttaaacccctaatttcttatttttattttcgtATTGCAAAAAAAGAGTATCATGACATATTTGACAGGtggattataaaaaattattcttatattttctattaaattagtttatgaattttcgaattttttaattttaataaaatttataactattttttacccATAGATGAggttttttgaaatttattatagatttaaatattttttagaattcaAAAAGATTAAAGATGAATTGTATAACTTAAGTGGAAGCTTTATAATTgtagaaaacaaaatacaCTTacttaaaatcaaaattgaaccaaaaataaaagaaatgcCCCTGGAATCACACaatgaaataatatttacagCTGCCAAAgagttatataaaaaaatctgcGAGTTAGACAACAGAACCTTtccaaaaaaagaaatagaaaatttttacaaacgaaaatgtaaaaaacagtcaattttacaaatgaTAGCAGAActtgtaaaatttaaagaaaaaatttataaagttaGTAATGCTCAAAAAAGGTTCATAGAGATTGTTAAGCAGACAAGTTTAGAAAGTGTAACTgcatatttaaagaataatataaaattttcaagtTTTCTAATCGAAAGTAATTTTGAACCCACACAAATTCTGATCAATAGAACAAATAGAATAATCCATagtttagaaaaaattaagataaaataaaaaaacttacgtatgtatttttattttgaactATTAAACATAATCGAATCTAAAGGTTTTCTTTTGAAATGACGGTAAagtttatataatttttcataatacTAAGtcttaataattattacgattttataaattaagtATGTAAAACCTTGACTTTTATCCACATTTAAATTATGTTacgatttttataaacaacagaaagtataaattaattttggTTTTGGccgtttggaacccgcattgaaaatttaaaggacccccttctttaaaaaatggcagattggaaaaaaacaaaatttgttGAGGCAGATGAGCTTTTTAGTgatgaaataaatttatgcatggaaaacaaagaaaacATTATTTTGGAAACATATGATTCTGATTCGGCGTGCGCCTTGTCGTTTCTGTAACCAGTAGAAATGCTGCTATTTCATTGAGTTAACACAAGATAATGTATAACCTGTTTCTGTTATGATCATAATCAATAAGTACCATATAATGTCATTTGACAAGCAAAGAGATGGAGCACAGGACTGTATATTACTCCATCAATGCTGTAAACCCTAGCGATTCCGAGACACAATACCAAATAATTCGATTGGGTTTGGCTCATttctaaaagaaatatttgatcTAGACATGGAATAAACTAGGACGAACACTATGAGGATCTTTTACCGTTCCTCTGGGCTTTTTAAatctcaaaaaaaacaacgGATAATTCGTCTtctatcattttttaaaataaatcgctaagtctctttttttaaatttttttatttttcccttttttaaattttcaaagcgggttccaaacggCCACGTACCTTAATATTATCCATCTCtataaatcataaaattttacttcTTAAGTATTTGGTTgctttataattaaaaacaagCAGTACAATAGGGAAGCAGTAAATAACTACtactttaaattaattGGTTTGCAATGAAATAACAATTTGATAGATTTTTCCCCTGCCACGGTCTTTCCAGCTTAGACTAATTAACATATATTactatattataaaattattttcggCATTCGTCGTAAAAGTTTCGAAATTGCAgcaaattttaatagtgttgattttttttattgtttaaaattaaatggaaatcaaattaaataaaagacGCCGACTTATGGCTTATAATACTCTAAAAAGAGAAAtgattaaaaacaaaaactaaagtaataatttcaaaaaaatgtaatattacattattaaaaagtcaattttttaatttttcaagtCTATTCGTAAGTTTGTACTTATTTTTCTAGTTAATTTCATTGTATTTTCTATATCGTTCATCAacgatttatttatttctttgatAAAGTTTAAGCATTCGTCACAATGTTTCATGCGGTTTTCCTTATATAAGTTCATAATCTCtatcaaaaaatacttcAATGATGATTTAATGGCAAAAATTTTACCTTCAAATTTATCTATAGTTCTTatcataatattaattgaaCGTTTCGAAATCTTTGCTTTATCAAAATCATTTATCTCTTTTCTTGGTGATGTTTTGTTATCGAATTGACAAAGTGATTcataaaacatattaattgctgttaaaaaattttcgttGTTTGATAATACAACATATTTGTTAATTTCGCCATAACTTTGTTTAATTGTGAATTTTAGTAAGCTTATCGAGTTTTCTACTTTACAAATTAGTCCATTCAATTCATAAAGCTCATTCATTGTATGCTTTTTAAAAGTTGATAAATCGCACAggataatattaaaaaaaaataaagaattcATGGggatgtaaaaaaaattttaataaataaaaaaaatgattaaaatatattaaatgatattaataaaacatataatTGAGTGTAAATATGagagaattttttttttaattttaagaatttataaatcaatttattatttttttaaactggtttttataaatttatattaagagaattatttctatttttatttgcaaaaaaatcatcatTAATTCTgcttttattaaatgtcACCCATCTCAAATTTTATGACAATAAGACAGTCAAGAATACGACATCAATCTGACAAGGTTACGCTACTagagtttttttttctatccgtaaatttagatatgtgaaaaatattattatcctttggaaaaataaatttttgaaaatattaatggttttgcattttataaactattttcatattttattagattctatagaaatttttaaaaaaattgagtACAactaataaaacttttaaaaaaaaataatatttaaactataaaaacaatggatgaaaataagtaaataaaaactaatataaaaattatatatgtttatgaatgttttttaattaataaaaaaaacatagtttgcttgttttaataaatcgatgtaaaacaaaacatatTATTACGTGATAACATATTTGCTGGAATGATTGGCGTCTTTTATATCacaaaaattgtaaaaatatcttaCTTTACAAAATGATGCaccttttatttatatatgattttttgGGATCATTTAGATGCATTTAGGTGTTCGAGATTTTTGAACaaccaaataaaaaatttgaaacgATATTTCCTTCCAGCAAACAAATAACCACAGGAAAGAGAAAAGCTAAGAtgatataaacaaaatatcatacttttttatacattttacACTAACTTTATACAATATTGAATTGTCATTATAGcaattaaatgttttttaaggTATTTGTTGCTAAGTTTTTTGtcatattatatttataacatAAATGTAGATAATAGTTGTTAAAAGCTTTCACAGTTCAGGATGTTTTTTGTGTAATTTCTCTGTATAACGTAGTTAATTCTATTTAGGTTGCGATCCTAGGGTATTATTATGCGGCattttgtaatataaagctttttaataatatagtTTGTATGTACTTCTATTAAAAGAGTCTTTCTCCTCTACTTGCTCGGACGAACTTAAGGGTACAATATTATGTCATGCTGGACTATATGTGAACTTATAATTGAATATCGGCATGGCTCATTTTCGTATTGTCTATTTACTATATAACAGACAATAAT
The DNA window shown above is from Vairimorpha necatrix chromosome 7, complete sequence and carries:
- a CDS encoding putative SP-containing protein — encoded protein: MNSLFFFNIILCDLSTFKKHTMNELYELNGLICKVENSISLLKFTIKQSYGEINKYVVLSNNENFLTAINMFYESLCQFDNKTSPRKEINDFDKAKISKRSINIMIRTIDKFEGKIFAIKSSLKYFLIEIMNLYKENRMKHCDECLNFIKEINKSLMNDIENTMKLTRKISTNLRIDLKN